A stretch of the Trichomycterus rosablanca isolate fTriRos1 unplaced genomic scaffold, fTriRos1.hap1 scaffold_134, whole genome shotgun sequence genome encodes the following:
- the LOC134305230 gene encoding histone H1-like — LAALKKALSAGGYDVEKNNSRVKLAVKSLVTKGTLVQTKGTGASGSFKLNKKQTEAKKPAAKQAAAPKVKKAAKKPAAAKKPKKVTAKKPAAKKSPKKVKKPAAAAKKATKSPKKAAKSPKKAKAAKPKTAKPKVAKAKRAAPKKK, encoded by the coding sequence ctggccgccctgaagaaagctctgtctgcaggtggatacgacgtggagaagaacaactcCCGCGTCAAACTCGCCGTCAAAAGCCTGGTGACCAAGGGCACCCTGGTGCAAACCAAGGGCACCGGCGCCTCAGGAtctttcaagctcaacaagaagCAAACCGAGGCGAAGAAGCCCGCGGCCAAACAAGCCGCCGctcctaaagtgaaaaaggCCGCAAAGAAACCCGCCGCTGCAAAGAAGCCCAAGAAGGTAACAGCCAAGAAGCCCGCCGCTAAGAAGTCCCCCAAGAAGGTCAAGAAACCCGCTGCTGCTGCTAAGAAAGCCACCAAGAGCCCCAAGAAGGCAGCCAAGAGTCCTAAAAAAGCCAAGGCAGCCAAACCCAAGACCGCTAAGCCCAAAGTGGCCAAGGCCAAAAGAGCTGCACCCAAGAAGAAGTAA
- the LOC134305240 gene encoding histone H4, translating into MSGRGKGGKGLGKGGAKRHRKVLRDNIQGITKPAIRRLARRGGVKRISGLIYEETRGVLKVFLENVIRDAVTYTEHAKRKTVTAMDVVYALKRQGRTLYGFGG; encoded by the coding sequence ATGTCCGGAAGAGGAAAAGGCGGCAAAGGTCTTGGAAAAGGAGGCGCTAAGCGTCACCGCAAAGTTCTCCGTGATaacatccagggtattactaaacCCGCCATCCGCCGTTTGGCTCGCCGTGGCGGTGTGAAGCGTATTTCCGGCTTGATCTACGAGGAGACCCGCGGTGTGCTCAAGGTTTTCCTTGAGAACGTCATCCGTGATGCCGTCACCTACACCGAGCACGCCAAGAGAAAGACCGTCACCGCAATGGACGTGGTGTACGCTCTGAAACGCCAGGGACGCACCCTGTACGGATTCGGGGGTTAA